Proteins encoded in a region of the Paucibacter sediminis genome:
- a CDS encoding diguanylate cyclase domain-containing protein yields MQLAGYQLTGILYTGGETTVATAQSPQGERVALKYPESEQPAPALNARWRHEYGMLRAIDSPWVVKALGLHEVGHRLVLVLENFSPLNLSQVIEQGLLDLGERLGLAMQLTQALSAVHQARLIHGDIAPKNVLVDLASLQLKLCDFALSTRLAHGQTQPAGGGLRGTLDYIAPEQTGRTNLEVDYRSDFYSLGVSLYELFSGHKPFQLSDPIALLHAQVALMPPPLDQLGHGVPAPLAAIVQKLLAKYPDDRYQSSYGLLKDLQRCAEQWQQQRRIEAFALASEDIPERFCVSQKLYGRAADVLTLREAFARASAGRAELLLIGGSAGVGKTALAAELHRPVVAQRGYFLRGKCDQYSHQQPYAALSQAFQLLMQQLASEGAERRRYWQASLGKALGDAAAAVAAIVPGLSLLIGTPAPLTPLPVAEHEQRFHLAFARFVKALAAPAHPLLLFIDDLQWVDAPSLRLLRRLINADEAGACLLVVGAYRDNEVDAAHPLAQLLEQQRQLGTALQQLTLQPLGLPEVQALLADTLRAEGQRVAPLAALCLEKTRGNPFFLGQFLRSLHVHGDLHYERAQGAWQWDIEQIARRGMTDNVVTLMLERLRGLPAATQTLLTRAAQLGDSFCLRELMALLQADAGSTAAMLWPALDAGLLLPMDEDYKFEHSPALLEAARYRFLHDRVQQAAHELTPEPERQAMLLHCGRQLLACSPGALLDERLFNIVDCLNQALALISAADERALLLRLNVQAGLRAKNASAHCAAVALLRQARALLPEQAWQHAPDETLALFTALAEAEYLAGHFDAAERLYPEVMAACPLRLGRVSICLVQADQYHIQGRFADAFPVLLQAMALLGQPFPASEEEAQALFPAEFERTEALLQRLGPSALLQAAEMQAPERLMEMRVYYALSYASYQTGRFAAFVLDACRMVQTTLAHGQGDLSCIAYVAYLTAMSVMHRPYTQCHALGRLAMRLAEQRGGPYYRITVYQYFSAFYQHWGEPLAEAIAQVELGLELGQGGVNPLAAGYCALLGAVNRFALGEELAQLEVRCQQGLRFLQKTRQPNTELMLRHGVLQPLQALRGKTLGALSFDTEDSASSTMFADAAPSIPLALYSAAMLRHAYLMGDRAQWQACVARQAVIGMCLPDSPSMVEACFYTALGQLRPGFVDAAQQAEAVQAAEQQLARFASWAEGCAANFHHKQALIAAELARVRGEERAAMDFYAQAIDAAAAAGFTACEALANELYAEFWAAQQQRQLSSNFIREAHYHYRRWGALVKCLQLEARWPHISFGQPRPSGGSGGSGGSGGSAGRSSGSSYRDSLEPGASLDLHSLLKANQLLAQEIHLDTLLPQMLGVLLEHAGAEFGAIVLDEDESLVVEVMGAMAPEQQGDMQRLCMPLEELGEAGQQMLPAGLIEYVRLTRRTLVLNRPAEDERFSHSACLQRRQIKSLVCLPVLSQGKPVALVYLENNQLENAFTTQHLQTLELLSSQAAISLVNARLYESLEHKVAQRTEELRQMSMKDGLTGIANRRAFDERLALEWRRSQRQGSPLSLLMVDIDHFKQYNDCYGHLEGDRCIRAVASVLSEVAGRGGDLVARYGGEEFALLLPDTDSPAAARLAQACLDATELLAMPHAQSLAGPLVSISLGCATLVATPLSSPEHLLGQADAALYQAKRAGRRRWQHHADAA; encoded by the coding sequence ATGCAACTCGCCGGCTATCAACTAACAGGCATTCTCTACACCGGCGGTGAAACCACGGTGGCCACGGCGCAGTCACCGCAGGGCGAGCGCGTGGCGCTCAAATACCCCGAAAGCGAGCAGCCGGCGCCGGCCCTGAATGCGCGCTGGCGCCATGAGTACGGCATGCTGCGGGCGATCGATTCGCCCTGGGTCGTCAAGGCGCTAGGCCTGCATGAGGTGGGTCACCGGCTGGTGCTGGTGCTGGAGAACTTTTCGCCCCTCAATCTGAGCCAGGTGATCGAGCAGGGCCTGCTGGACCTCGGCGAGCGTCTCGGTCTGGCGATGCAGCTGACGCAGGCGCTCAGCGCCGTGCACCAGGCCCGCCTCATCCATGGCGACATCGCGCCCAAGAATGTGCTGGTGGACCTGGCCAGCCTGCAACTCAAGCTCTGCGACTTTGCGCTCTCGACGCGGCTGGCGCATGGCCAGACGCAGCCGGCCGGTGGCGGCCTGCGCGGCACGCTGGACTACATCGCACCCGAGCAGACCGGGCGTACCAATCTGGAAGTGGACTACCGCAGCGACTTCTACTCGCTGGGCGTGAGCCTGTACGAACTGTTCAGCGGCCACAAGCCCTTCCAGCTGAGCGATCCGATCGCCCTGCTGCATGCCCAGGTGGCACTCATGCCGCCACCCCTGGACCAGCTCGGCCACGGCGTGCCCGCGCCACTGGCCGCCATCGTGCAGAAGCTGCTCGCCAAGTACCCGGACGACCGCTACCAGAGCAGCTATGGCCTGCTGAAGGACTTGCAGCGCTGCGCCGAGCAATGGCAGCAGCAGCGCCGCATCGAGGCCTTTGCGCTCGCCAGCGAGGACATCCCGGAACGCTTCTGCGTCTCGCAGAAACTCTATGGCCGCGCCGCCGATGTGCTGACGCTGCGCGAGGCCTTTGCGCGCGCCAGCGCCGGCCGTGCCGAGCTGCTGCTGATCGGGGGCAGTGCGGGCGTGGGCAAGACCGCGCTGGCGGCGGAACTGCATCGCCCCGTGGTCGCGCAACGAGGCTATTTCCTGCGCGGCAAGTGCGACCAATACAGCCACCAGCAGCCCTATGCCGCGCTCAGCCAGGCCTTCCAGCTGCTGATGCAGCAGCTCGCCAGCGAGGGCGCCGAGCGCCGTCGCTACTGGCAGGCCAGCCTGGGCAAGGCGCTGGGTGACGCGGCCGCCGCGGTGGCCGCCATCGTGCCCGGCCTGAGCCTGCTGATCGGCACTCCGGCGCCGCTGACGCCGCTGCCGGTGGCCGAACATGAACAGCGCTTTCACCTCGCCTTCGCCCGCTTCGTCAAGGCGCTGGCCGCGCCGGCCCATCCGCTGCTGCTCTTCATCGACGATCTGCAATGGGTCGATGCGCCCAGCCTGCGCCTGCTGCGCCGGCTCATCAATGCCGACGAGGCCGGCGCCTGCCTGCTGGTGGTGGGTGCCTACCGCGACAACGAAGTGGACGCGGCCCACCCGCTGGCACAGCTGCTGGAGCAGCAGCGCCAGCTGGGCACGGCGCTGCAGCAGCTGACGCTCCAGCCCCTCGGCCTGCCTGAGGTGCAGGCCCTGCTGGCCGACACCTTGCGGGCCGAGGGCCAGCGCGTCGCGCCACTGGCCGCGCTGTGCCTGGAAAAGACCCGCGGCAACCCCTTCTTCCTCGGCCAGTTCCTGCGCAGCCTGCATGTCCATGGCGACCTGCACTACGAGCGCGCCCAGGGCGCCTGGCAGTGGGACATCGAGCAGATCGCCCGGCGCGGCATGACCGACAACGTCGTCACCCTGATGCTGGAGCGCCTGCGCGGCCTGCCCGCGGCCACCCAGACGCTGCTGACCCGCGCCGCCCAGCTGGGCGACAGCTTCTGCCTGCGCGAGCTGATGGCGCTGCTGCAGGCCGACGCCGGCAGCACCGCGGCGATGCTCTGGCCGGCCCTGGATGCCGGCCTGCTGCTGCCCATGGATGAGGACTACAAGTTCGAGCACAGCCCGGCCCTGCTGGAAGCGGCGCGCTACCGCTTCCTGCACGACCGCGTGCAGCAGGCCGCGCATGAGCTCACGCCCGAGCCCGAGCGCCAGGCCATGCTGCTGCATTGCGGGCGCCAGCTGCTGGCCTGCAGCCCGGGCGCGCTGCTGGACGAGCGGCTCTTCAACATCGTCGATTGCCTCAACCAGGCGCTGGCGCTGATCAGCGCCGCCGACGAGCGCGCGCTGTTGCTGCGCCTGAACGTGCAGGCGGGCCTGCGCGCCAAGAACGCCTCGGCCCATTGCGCGGCCGTGGCCCTGCTGCGCCAGGCGCGCGCGCTGCTGCCCGAACAGGCCTGGCAGCACGCACCCGACGAGACGCTGGCGCTGTTCACCGCGCTGGCCGAGGCCGAGTACCTGGCCGGCCATTTCGATGCCGCCGAGCGGCTCTACCCCGAGGTGATGGCGGCCTGCCCGCTGCGGCTGGGCCGGGTCAGCATCTGCCTGGTGCAGGCCGACCAATACCATATCCAGGGTCGCTTTGCCGACGCCTTCCCGGTGCTGCTGCAGGCCATGGCCCTGCTGGGCCAGCCCTTCCCGGCCAGCGAGGAAGAGGCGCAGGCGCTGTTCCCCGCCGAGTTCGAGCGCACCGAGGCGCTGCTGCAGCGGCTCGGCCCATCCGCCCTGCTGCAGGCGGCCGAAATGCAGGCACCCGAGCGCCTGATGGAAATGCGCGTCTATTACGCGCTCTCCTACGCCAGCTACCAGACCGGGCGCTTCGCTGCCTTCGTGCTGGACGCCTGCCGCATGGTGCAGACCACGCTCGCCCATGGGCAGGGCGACCTCAGCTGCATCGCCTATGTGGCCTACCTCACCGCCATGTCGGTGATGCACCGGCCCTATACCCAGTGCCATGCGCTGGGGCGGCTGGCCATGCGGCTGGCCGAGCAGCGCGGCGGCCCCTATTACCGCATCACCGTCTACCAGTATTTCTCGGCCTTCTACCAGCATTGGGGCGAGCCCCTGGCCGAGGCCATCGCCCAGGTGGAGCTGGGCCTGGAGCTGGGCCAGGGCGGGGTGAACCCGCTCGCCGCCGGCTATTGCGCCCTGCTGGGCGCGGTGAACCGCTTCGCCCTGGGTGAGGAGTTGGCGCAGCTGGAAGTGCGTTGCCAGCAAGGCCTGCGCTTTCTGCAAAAGACCCGCCAGCCCAATACCGAGCTGATGCTGCGCCACGGTGTGCTGCAGCCTCTGCAGGCCTTGCGCGGCAAGACCCTCGGCGCCCTCAGCTTCGACACCGAGGACAGCGCCAGCAGCACCATGTTCGCCGATGCGGCGCCCTCGATTCCGCTGGCGCTCTACAGCGCCGCCATGCTGCGCCACGCCTATCTGATGGGCGACCGGGCGCAGTGGCAGGCCTGCGTGGCACGCCAGGCGGTGATAGGCATGTGCCTGCCCGACAGCCCCTCGATGGTGGAGGCCTGCTTCTACACCGCCCTGGGCCAGCTGCGCCCGGGCTTTGTGGACGCCGCGCAGCAGGCCGAGGCCGTGCAGGCCGCCGAGCAGCAACTGGCGCGTTTCGCCAGCTGGGCCGAGGGCTGCGCCGCCAACTTCCACCACAAGCAGGCGCTGATCGCCGCCGAGCTGGCGCGCGTGCGCGGCGAGGAGCGCGCCGCCATGGACTTCTATGCCCAGGCCATCGACGCCGCGGCCGCGGCCGGTTTCACCGCCTGCGAAGCCCTGGCCAACGAGCTCTATGCCGAGTTCTGGGCCGCGCAACAGCAAAGGCAGCTGAGCAGCAACTTCATCCGCGAGGCGCATTACCACTACCGCCGCTGGGGCGCGCTGGTGAAGTGCCTGCAGCTGGAGGCGCGCTGGCCGCACATCAGCTTCGGCCAGCCGCGCCCTTCAGGCGGCTCTGGCGGCTCTGGCGGCTCTGGCGGCTCGGCGGGCCGCAGTAGCGGCAGCAGCTACCGCGACTCGCTGGAGCCAGGCGCAAGCCTGGACCTGCATTCCCTGCTCAAGGCCAACCAGCTGCTGGCACAGGAAATCCATCTCGACACCTTGCTGCCGCAGATGCTGGGCGTGCTGCTGGAGCATGCCGGTGCCGAGTTCGGCGCCATCGTGCTCGACGAGGACGAAAGCCTGGTGGTGGAGGTGATGGGGGCAATGGCGCCCGAGCAGCAAGGTGACATGCAGCGCCTGTGCATGCCCCTGGAAGAGCTGGGCGAGGCCGGCCAGCAGATGCTGCCCGCGGGCCTGATCGAGTACGTCAGGCTGACGCGCCGCACCCTGGTGCTGAACCGCCCCGCCGAGGACGAACGCTTCTCCCACAGCGCCTGCCTGCAGCGGCGCCAGATCAAGTCGCTGGTGTGCCTGCCGGTGCTCAGCCAGGGCAAGCCGGTGGCGCTGGTCTATCTGGAAAACAACCAGCTCGAGAACGCCTTCACCACCCAGCATCTGCAGACCCTGGAACTGCTCAGCAGCCAGGCCGCGATCTCGCTGGTGAATGCCAGGCTGTACGAGAGCCTGGAGCACAAGGTGGCGCAGCGCACCGAGGAGCTGCGCCAGATGAGCATGAAGGATGGGCTCACCGGCATCGCCAACCGCCGCGCCTTCGACGAGCGCCTGGCGCTGGAGTGGCGACGCAGCCAGCGCCAGGGTTCGCCGCTGTCGCTGCTGATGGTCGACATCGACCACTTCAAGCAATACAACGATTGCTATGGCCACCTCGAGGGCGACCGCTGCATCCGCGCCGTGGCGTCGGTGCTCAGCGAGGTGGCGGGCCGCGGCGGCGACCTGGTGGCGCGCTACGGCGGCGAGGAATTCGCACTGCTGCTGCCCGACACCGACTCCCCGGCCGCGGCGCGCCTGGCCCAGGCCTGCCTGGACGCCACCGAACTGCTGGCCATGCCGCATGCGCAGTCGCTGGCCGGCCCGCTGGTGAGCATCAGCCTGGGCTGCGCCACCCTGGTGGCCACGCCACTGAGCAGCCCCGAGCATTTGCTGGGGCAGGCCGATGCCGCGCTCTACCAGGCCAAGCGCGCCGGCCGGCGGCGCTGGCAACACCACGCCGACGCCGCTTGA
- a CDS encoding pyridoxamine 5'-phosphate oxidase family protein: MKQAPSDRSRIRRVAENARYDSATLHAIIDAAYLCHLAFADDKGLHSIPMACWRTGEHLYIHGSNGGRLMKQLAGGAAVCISICHLDGLVLARSAFNHSMNYRSAVIYGRFEKVEGETDKRAALAAFMDKLAPGRQAEIRPGNEREFAATTVLRMALAEAACKTRSGGPVDDEEDLGLAVWAGVLPLAQVHGQPQADGDGYQAVPAYVRGWA; this comes from the coding sequence GCTACGACAGCGCCACCCTGCACGCCATCATCGACGCGGCCTATCTGTGCCACCTCGCCTTTGCCGACGACAAGGGCCTGCACAGCATCCCGATGGCCTGCTGGCGCACGGGCGAGCACCTCTACATCCACGGCTCCAACGGCGGCCGCCTGATGAAGCAGCTGGCGGGCGGCGCGGCGGTGTGCATCAGCATCTGCCATCTGGACGGCCTGGTGCTGGCGCGCTCGGCCTTCAACCATTCGATGAACTACCGCTCGGCGGTGATCTACGGCCGCTTCGAGAAGGTCGAGGGCGAGACGGACAAGCGCGCCGCGCTGGCCGCCTTCATGGACAAGCTCGCGCCGGGCCGCCAGGCCGAGATCCGGCCCGGCAACGAGCGCGAGTTCGCCGCCACCACGGTGCTGCGGATGGCATTGGCAGAGGCCGCTTGCAAGACGCGCAGCGGCGGCCCGGTGGACGATGAGGAAGACCTCGGGCTCGCGGTCTGGGCCGGCGTGCTGCCGCTGGCGCAGGTGCACGGCCAGCCGCAGGCCGATGGCGACGGCTACCAAGCCGTGCCGGCCTATGTGAGGGGCTGGGCATGA